Proteins encoded by one window of Arachis hypogaea cultivar Tifrunner chromosome 1, arahy.Tifrunner.gnm2.J5K5, whole genome shotgun sequence:
- the LOC112697971 gene encoding probable receptor-like serine/threonine-protein kinase At5g57670, which translates to MKYIRTSSLKRLFSLKRRSFGDQSLSRSGSTGGENLYKGSDTVLLPHEQHCSPRPSWKCFSYEELFDATNGFSSENLVGKGGYAEVYKGTLKDGEEIAVKRLTRTCRDERKEKEFLTEIGTIGHVHHNNVLPLLGCCIDNGLYLVFMLSTRGSVASLLHDEKLDTLDWKTRHKIAVGTARGLHYLHKGCKRRIIHRDIKASNILLTEDFEPQISDFGLAKWLPSQWSHHSIGPIEGTFGHLAPEYYLHGVVDEKTDVFAFGVFLLELISGRKPVDGSHQSLHTWAKPILKKGEEEKLVDPRLEGEYDGGELKRLAFAASLCIRASSIWRPTMTQVLEVMEEGEIDREKWKMPEEEEEEDEEEEFWGFDDLEYEYDTSLSMSLPDSTASTYI; encoded by the exons ATGAAATACATTCGGACCAGCAGCTTGAAGAGGCTCTTCTCTCTGAAAAGGCGTAGTTTTGGAGACCAATCTCTGAGCCGGAGCGGTTCAACCGGTGGTGAAAACTTATATAAGGGCTCAGATACTGTTCTTCTTCCACATGAACAACATTGTTCACCAAGACCCTCTTGGAAGTGCTTCTCCTATGAAGAACTTTTTGATGCCACCAATGGTTTCAGCTCAG AGAATTTGGTTGGAAAAGGAGGGTATGCAGAGGTATACAAGGGAACACTGAAGGATGGAGAGGAGATTGCAGTGAAGAGGCTCACAAGAACTTGCAGAGATGAGAGGAAAGAGAAAGAGTTTCTAACAGAGATTGGTACAATCGGCCATGTCCACCATAACAATGTTTTGCCACTTCTTGGTTGCTGTATTGACAATGGCCTTTACCTTGTTTTCATGCTATCTACCAGAGGCTCTGTTGCATCCCTTCTTCAtg ATGAAAAGTTGGATACTTTGGATTGGAAAACAAGGCATAAGATAGCTGTTGGAACTGCACGTGGCCTCCATTACTTGCACAAAGGTTGCAAGAGAAGGATAATCCACCGAGACATTAAGGCATCAAATATTCTTTTGACAGAAGATTTTGAACCTCAG ATATCTGATTTCGGATTAGCAAAATGGCTTCCATCTCAATGGAGTCATCATTCAATTGGCCCAATAGAAGGGACATTTGG TCATTTGGCACCAGAATACTATCTGCATGGAGTTGTGGATGAGAAGACAGATGTATTTGCTTTTGGTGTGTTCTTGCTTGAACTCATTTCTGGAAGAAAACCAGTTGATGGGTCTCACCAAAGCTTGCATACTTGG GCAAAACCAATATTGAAGAAAGGGGAGGAAGAGAAGCTTGTGGATCCAAGGCTTGAAGGGGAGTATGATGGAGGAGAGTTAAAGAGACTTGCCTTTGCAGCATCCTTGTGCATTCGGGCTTCTTCAATTTGGCGACCAACCATGACTCAG GTATTAGAGGTAATGGAAGAGGGTGAAATTGACAGAGAGAAGTGGAAAATgccagaggaagaagaagaggaagatgaagaggaagagttttgggGTTTTGATGATCTTGAATATGAATATGACACTTCATTATCAATGTCACTACCTGATTCCACTGCAAGTACATATATTTAG